A genomic window from Catalinimonas alkaloidigena includes:
- a CDS encoding sensor histidine kinase, with protein sequence MLDHPSYETSQRLRYESFANLSSRLSEADRLEVVAQALADHLKYIVNVSVSRFLILCENQTVLIETDLAKGYVVKDVSEPLSFERQVLEMGIPVLMTQSEMHALSIPLPSILSRHPVANMCAFPVIARPNQRLLLTIGTKEPLPYRRADYRFFQLIGQFLLNKVSEIMLRQRLESIVQRRTQALEQSNNELNTLFYRLSHNFRSPLTSLLGLFRLISDTLTTPGHAELLQKCKDVVYGMDGMLNKLNILSSLDMLLHHMEFIHFERVEQTLRQHFGKELEQRAVQLEFTVTAAEPLIFYPPPLEIILNHTVENAISFFKAAQENKRIRVTIAQKGDALVLTIADNGPGIRADHLPYVFDPYFQGDKKERSDGLGLYIVKKLVEVLHGQVEIDSQLGEGTTVEVSLPLPSGHAGLA encoded by the coding sequence ATGCTTGACCACCCCAGTTACGAAACCTCTCAACGTCTACGCTATGAATCGTTTGCCAACCTCTCGTCCCGGCTCAGCGAAGCCGACCGCCTGGAGGTGGTGGCCCAGGCCCTGGCCGATCACCTGAAATACATCGTCAACGTAAGTGTCAGCCGTTTCCTGATTTTATGCGAAAATCAGACGGTACTGATCGAGACGGATCTGGCGAAAGGATACGTGGTGAAAGATGTCTCCGAGCCTCTTTCGTTCGAGCGGCAGGTGCTGGAGATGGGCATTCCGGTACTGATGACGCAGAGCGAGATGCACGCGCTTTCCATTCCGCTGCCGTCCATTTTGTCGCGCCATCCGGTCGCCAACATGTGTGCTTTTCCCGTCATTGCCCGGCCCAACCAACGCCTTTTGCTGACCATCGGGACAAAGGAGCCTCTGCCTTACCGCCGGGCCGACTACCGCTTTTTTCAATTGATCGGCCAGTTCTTACTGAACAAGGTGAGTGAGATCATGCTTCGGCAACGCCTGGAAAGCATCGTACAGCGCCGCACGCAGGCCCTGGAACAGTCGAACAACGAGTTGAATACGCTCTTTTACCGGCTTTCTCACAACTTCCGCAGCCCGCTGACTTCGCTGCTGGGTCTGTTCCGGCTGATTTCGGATACGCTCACCACGCCGGGGCATGCTGAGTTGCTCCAGAAGTGCAAAGACGTGGTTTACGGCATGGACGGCATGCTGAACAAACTGAACATTCTGAGTAGCCTCGACATGCTGTTGCATCACATGGAGTTTATCCACTTCGAGCGGGTGGAACAGACCTTGCGGCAACATTTCGGAAAGGAGCTGGAACAGCGGGCAGTGCAACTGGAGTTCACGGTCACTGCTGCCGAACCGCTCATTTTTTACCCGCCGCCCCTGGAGATCATCCTGAACCACACGGTCGAGAACGCCATCTCCTTCTTTAAAGCCGCGCAGGAAAACAAGCGCATCCGGGTTACCATCGCACAGAAAGGCGACGCGCTGGTCTTAACCATTGCCGACAACGGACCGGGCATTCGGGCCGACCACCTGCCTTACGTGTTCGATCCCTACTTTCAGGGCGATAAAAAAGAACGCAGCGACGGTCTGGGACTCTACATCGTAAAAAAATTGGTGGAGGTGCTGCACGGCCAGGTAGAGATCGACAGCCAACTGGGCGAGGGTACCACGGTA